One segment of Pseudodesulfovibrio sp. 5S69 DNA contains the following:
- a CDS encoding 4Fe-4S binding protein, with protein MAEVKRIVHTGAMENGILKPYGLILPVAALLLFGAHGLRQGDFGLAASQVALAGLLFARRAWARPVAVAALLWGGVVWARATVDFIAFRQAFELPWLRLAWIMGGVIVLDGLGLIALIGRRLDGWFDRDREWAVPRAAMFLLTVFGLAMARSHVDFPILLADRYLSGWGWLEIFLLGCYAQWVGAMMRTPKGHRTVRPRIWGLFSAVFFLQLALGLLGMDRMLMTGTLHLPVPALIAAGPVFRGGGYFMLVLFGATLLLVGPAWCSHLCYIGAWDDAMSRLGPRPAPSKALRILSLWGRAGTLVLAVGTALALRALGVPGASAVLFGAAFGLVGVGVMLFVSRRRGMMVHCTAYCPMGLVGNIFGRISPWRVRIDADCTRCGACFTRCRYNALDEERVALGRPALSCTLCGDCVSACAHKRIGYAFPGLSRETARAAFIVLAVSLHAVFLGVARI; from the coding sequence GTCTGGCCGCCTCCCAGGTGGCCCTGGCCGGGCTGCTCTTCGCCCGGCGAGCCTGGGCGCGTCCGGTGGCTGTGGCCGCGCTGCTCTGGGGCGGGGTGGTCTGGGCGCGGGCCACGGTGGACTTCATCGCCTTCCGCCAGGCTTTCGAGCTGCCGTGGCTGCGGCTGGCCTGGATCATGGGCGGAGTCATCGTCCTGGACGGACTGGGTCTGATCGCCTTGATCGGCCGGAGGCTCGACGGCTGGTTCGATCGGGACAGGGAGTGGGCCGTGCCCCGCGCGGCCATGTTCCTGCTCACCGTCTTCGGGTTGGCCATGGCCCGGAGCCACGTGGACTTCCCCATCCTGCTGGCGGACCGCTACCTGTCAGGCTGGGGCTGGCTCGAAATTTTCCTGCTCGGCTGCTACGCCCAATGGGTTGGCGCGATGATGCGTACGCCCAAGGGGCACCGGACGGTCCGTCCCCGCATCTGGGGGCTGTTTTCGGCCGTATTCTTCCTGCAACTGGCTCTGGGGCTCCTGGGCATGGACCGCATGCTCATGACCGGGACCCTGCACCTCCCGGTCCCGGCCCTGATCGCCGCCGGTCCGGTCTTTCGCGGGGGCGGGTACTTCATGCTCGTCCTGTTCGGAGCGACCCTGCTCCTGGTCGGCCCGGCATGGTGCAGCCATCTGTGCTATATCGGAGCCTGGGACGACGCCATGAGCCGTCTCGGACCGAGGCCCGCCCCGTCCAAGGCCCTGCGCATCCTGAGTCTTTGGGGCCGGGCAGGGACCCTGGTCCTGGCCGTGGGCACGGCTTTGGCCCTGCGCGCCCTCGGCGTACCGGGCGCGAGCGCCGTGCTCTTCGGGGCCGCCTTCGGGCTCGTGGGCGTGGGTGTGATGCTTTTCGTCTCGCGCAGGCGGGGCATGATGGTCCACTGCACCGCCTATTGCCCCATGGGGCTCGTGGGCAACATCTTCGGGCGCATCTCGCCCTGGCGCGTGCGCATCGACGCGGACTGCACCAGGTGCGGGGCATGCTTCACCCGCTGCCGGTACAACGCCCTGGATGAGGAGAGGGTGGCTCTGGGCCGTCCGGCCCTGTCCTGCACCCTGTGCGGCGACTGCGTGTCGGCCTGCGCGCACAAGCGGATAGGCTATGCCTTTCCCGGTCTTTCCCGTGAAACCGCCAGGGCCGCGTTCATCGTCCTGGCCGTCAGTCTCCACGCCGTGTTTCTCGGCGTGGCCAGAATATAG
- a CDS encoding ATP-binding protein — protein sequence MIHQRKMITINEELCNGCGQCVPACAEGALAIVDGKAKLVKEIYCDGLGACLGDCPTGALKVEVREAADFDPDAVTEHLKAQGREVPDHMPEPESLRLNAPKSPAGGCPGAALKTMTPCGQANIPTAQGGGSALSHWPVQLRLVPPNAPFLKNADLLLTADCVPVAMPTYHGDYVPNRVVLMGCPKFDNQMEYVEKLAGIISENDLNSITVMEMEVPCCSSMSAILNEAVKRAGKSVPTERVTVSRTGSVLRTVTLEFDI from the coding sequence ATGATACACCAGCGCAAGATGATCACCATCAACGAGGAACTGTGCAACGGCTGCGGCCAGTGCGTGCCCGCCTGCGCCGAAGGGGCCCTGGCCATCGTCGACGGCAAGGCCAAGCTGGTCAAGGAAATCTACTGCGACGGCCTGGGTGCCTGCCTGGGCGACTGCCCCACGGGCGCACTCAAGGTGGAGGTCCGCGAGGCCGCCGACTTCGACCCCGATGCCGTGACCGAGCACCTCAAGGCTCAGGGCCGCGAGGTTCCGGACCACATGCCCGAACCCGAGTCCCTGCGCCTGAATGCGCCGAAGTCTCCGGCGGGGGGCTGTCCCGGCGCGGCGCTTAAGACCATGACCCCGTGCGGGCAGGCCAACATCCCCACGGCCCAAGGCGGCGGCTCGGCCTTGTCCCACTGGCCCGTGCAGCTCCGTCTGGTGCCGCCCAACGCCCCGTTCCTCAAGAACGCGGACCTGCTCCTGACCGCGGACTGCGTGCCCGTGGCCATGCCGACCTATCACGGCGACTACGTCCCGAACCGGGTGGTCCTCATGGGCTGTCCCAAGTTCGACAACCAGATGGAGTACGTGGAGAAGCTGGCCGGGATCATTTCGGAAAACGATCTCAACTCCATCACCGTCATGGAGATGGAGGTGCCGTGCTGTTCGTCCATGAGCGCCATCCTGAACGAGGCGGTCAAGCGGGCGGGCAAGTCCGTGCCCACTGAGCGTGTAACCGTGAGCCGCACCGGTTCCGTACTGCGGACGGTAACCTTGGAATTTGATATTTAA
- a CDS encoding cupin domain-containing protein — translation MKKIELFEVHGFKDLTFSNYLVHESEFMKVINFNFRAGQKLPVHSHDLEGELTLTILEGEGEFLGADGAAMPARPGDVLVSQIAEPHGVRAITDMRVLVTIAPPI, via the coding sequence ATGAAGAAGATTGAATTGTTTGAAGTTCATGGGTTCAAGGATTTAACCTTTTCGAACTATCTGGTACATGAGTCCGAGTTCATGAAGGTGATCAATTTCAACTTCCGGGCCGGGCAGAAGCTGCCCGTGCACTCCCACGACCTGGAAGGGGAGTTGACTTTGACGATTCTTGAGGGCGAGGGTGAGTTTCTGGGCGCGGACGGCGCGGCCATGCCCGCCCGTCCCGGCGACGTGCTGGTCTCCCAAATAGCCGAACCCCACGGCGTCCGGGCGATCACCGACATGCGGGTCCTCGTAACCATAGCCCCTCCGATCTGA
- a CDS encoding nitrite reductase, which produces MDIKEYIDTLPLKAVRPRADGTYTVIPRMHGGILDAEQLTAITKVVQDNGLPQVRITAGQQLLIDSVPEDRLEAVIEALGAVGAAYRHKALGCLGTAGCKLGQQDSQSVAVRLSELLETFTMPTKVKAGVSGCSMCCSESMVRDVGLIGRKRGWTVVFGGNAGKRVRQGDVLAEDVSEDEAFAILGRALALYAENGKKKERTARFVERVGLDAVREAAFNER; this is translated from the coding sequence ATGGACATTAAAGAATACATCGACACGCTCCCCTTGAAGGCCGTCCGGCCCCGGGCCGACGGTACGTACACCGTGATCCCGCGCATGCATGGCGGGATATTGGACGCCGAACAGCTGACCGCCATCACCAAGGTGGTGCAGGACAACGGCCTGCCCCAGGTGCGCATCACCGCCGGGCAGCAACTGCTCATCGACAGCGTGCCCGAGGACAGGCTTGAGGCCGTGATCGAGGCCCTGGGCGCGGTGGGCGCTGCCTACCGGCACAAGGCGCTGGGCTGCCTCGGGACCGCCGGGTGCAAGCTGGGTCAGCAGGATTCTCAGTCTGTGGCCGTCCGGCTCTCCGAGTTGCTCGAGACCTTCACTATGCCGACCAAGGTCAAGGCGGGCGTCTCGGGCTGCTCCATGTGCTGTTCCGAGTCCATGGTCCGCGATGTGGGCCTGATAGGCCGCAAGCGCGGCTGGACCGTCGTTTTCGGCGGCAACGCGGGCAAACGGGTCCGCCAGGGCGACGTGCTGGCCGAGGACGTCTCCGAGGACGAGGCCTTCGCCATTCTGGGGCGGGCGCTTGCATTATACGCGGAGAATGGCAAAAAGAAGGAGCGGACCGCCCGGTTCGTGGAACGGGTCGGCCTCGACGCGGTCAGGGAAGCCGCGTTCAACGAGCGCTGA
- a CDS encoding NAD(P)/FAD-dependent oxidoreductase, with translation MADETPKGAILQRDKKTYAIVPRTPVGLVTPDVLEAIARVGRKFEIPIIKITSGQRIALVGLEKEQVDQVWDDLKMDIGPAVGLCVHYVQACPGTSVCKFGVRDSLGLGLELEEMFVGAELPAKLKVGVSGCPMCCAESYVRDVGLIGKPKGWTMVVGGNASGKPRIADEVAENLTREEAVELVRRFLDYYRENGGKRMRAARMLQKVGIDAVKAAIL, from the coding sequence ATGGCGGATGAAACCCCCAAGGGTGCGATCCTGCAACGCGACAAGAAGACCTACGCTATCGTGCCCAGGACTCCGGTGGGGCTGGTCACTCCGGACGTCCTCGAGGCCATCGCCAGGGTGGGCCGCAAGTTCGAGATACCGATCATCAAGATCACCTCGGGCCAGCGCATCGCCCTGGTCGGGCTCGAAAAGGAGCAAGTGGACCAGGTCTGGGATGACCTCAAGATGGACATCGGCCCGGCCGTGGGGCTGTGCGTCCACTACGTGCAGGCCTGCCCCGGCACCTCGGTGTGCAAGTTCGGCGTGCGCGACTCCCTGGGGCTCGGCCTGGAGTTGGAGGAGATGTTCGTTGGCGCGGAGTTGCCCGCAAAGCTCAAGGTCGGCGTGTCCGGCTGCCCCATGTGCTGTGCCGAGAGCTACGTACGGGACGTGGGCCTTATCGGCAAGCCCAAGGGATGGACCATGGTGGTCGGCGGCAATGCCTCGGGCAAGCCGCGCATCGCCGACGAGGTGGCCGAGAACCTGACCCGCGAAGAGGCCGTGGAGCTGGTCCGCCGCTTCCTGGACTATTACCGCGAAAACGGCGGCAAGCGCATGCGCGCGGCCAGGATGCTCCAAAAGGTCGGCATCGACGCCGTCAAGGCGGCCATCCTCTGA
- the trkA gene encoding Trk system potassium transporter TrkA: MRVIIIGAGEVGYHLAQRLAVENKEVVVVDTSDEALRKVAESSDVQTIKGSGSSPRVLEQAGIAEADIFLAVTDSDEINLISCYYANMLSDGVTKLARIRSEMYTDYGHLLTERGANITKIINPDEEVVNSVLRLMSAPGAVEINEFAGGKIRLIGLHLPDHSPIMGSQLIHLRDKIGDDLGLVIAAIVRNDKLIIPSGLDVLKKGDLAYFVCDIRDQEEIMARLGVADDPVRKVLIIGGGNIGFRLAKALDNKYYHTRLLENRQKRCEYLSEHLDRPIVLMGDSTDQEILREENIQDMDMVIAVTGDEETNILSCLLAKSLGARRTVTRVNNFGYMPLIEPIGIDYVVCPRLSAINSLLHFIRRGRIISSVSIKGEEAEALEAVAQEDSPIVGKAVKDLGFPRGSLVLCFQRGDEVVIPRGDSVVRPNDRLIIISTRQNISKVERVLTTKVEFF; encoded by the coding sequence TTGCGGGTCATCATCATAGGCGCCGGTGAGGTCGGCTACCACCTCGCCCAGCGGCTGGCGGTGGAGAACAAGGAAGTCGTGGTCGTGGACACCAGCGACGAGGCTCTGCGCAAGGTCGCGGAGAGTTCGGACGTCCAGACCATCAAGGGCTCGGGGTCCAGTCCCAGAGTCCTCGAACAGGCCGGCATTGCCGAGGCCGACATCTTTCTGGCCGTGACCGACTCCGACGAGATCAATCTCATCAGTTGTTACTACGCCAACATGCTCAGCGACGGCGTGACCAAGCTGGCCCGTATCCGCAGCGAAATGTATACGGATTATGGGCACCTGCTCACCGAGCGCGGGGCCAATATCACCAAGATCATCAATCCCGACGAGGAGGTGGTCAACTCGGTGCTGCGGCTCATGAGCGCGCCCGGCGCGGTGGAGATCAACGAGTTCGCGGGCGGCAAGATCCGGCTCATCGGCCTCCATCTGCCGGACCACAGCCCGATCATGGGCAGCCAGCTCATCCATCTGCGCGACAAGATCGGCGACGACCTGGGGCTGGTCATCGCGGCCATCGTGCGCAACGACAAGCTGATCATCCCCAGCGGCCTGGACGTGCTCAAAAAGGGCGACCTGGCCTATTTCGTCTGCGACATCCGCGACCAGGAGGAGATCATGGCCCGCCTGGGTGTGGCCGACGATCCGGTGCGCAAGGTCCTGATCATCGGCGGCGGCAACATCGGCTTCCGTCTGGCCAAGGCCCTGGACAACAAGTACTACCACACCCGGCTCCTGGAGAACCGCCAGAAGCGTTGCGAGTATCTGTCCGAGCACCTGGACCGGCCCATCGTGCTCATGGGCGACTCCACGGACCAGGAGATCCTGCGCGAGGAGAACATCCAGGACATGGACATGGTCATCGCCGTGACCGGCGATGAGGAGACCAATATCCTGTCCTGCCTGTTGGCCAAATCCCTCGGGGCACGGCGTACGGTAACGCGCGTCAACAATTTCGGGTACATGCCGCTCATCGAGCCCATCGGCATCGACTACGTGGTCTGCCCCAGGCTATCGGCCATCAATTCCCTGCTGCATTTCATCCGGCGGGGCAGAATCATCTCCTCGGTGTCCATCAAGGGCGAGGAGGCCGAGGCGCTCGAGGCCGTGGCCCAGGAGGACTCCCCCATCGTGGGCAAGGCGGTCAAGGACCTCGGGTTTCCCCGGGGAAGCCTGGTCCTGTGCTTCCAGCGCGGCGACGAGGTCGTCATCCCTCGCGGCGACTCCGTGGTCCGGCCCAACGACCGGCTGATCATCATCTCCACCCGCCAGAACATCTCCAAGGTGGAGCGGGTCCTGACCACCAAGGTGGAGTTCTTCTAG
- a CDS encoding TrkH family potassium uptake protein produces MRWRYVLHVIGALVACVGLTMAFPLAWGLYYRDGTATPLAMSMTITVLMGGTAFLVFRDRSHKASIMTHREGMAIVALGWFAAGGFGGLPFWLGGTFESVVDCVFESLSGFSTTGSSVLADIEAVPRGLLFWRSLTHWLGGMGIIVLSLAILPFLGVGGMQLYKAEVPGPSPDKLKPRIKDTAMTLWKVYLLFSAAETVLLMFGGMDLFDALCHTFGTMATGGFSTRNASVAGFNSAYIDYVITVFMLIAGVNFSLHYLVLKWKPSAMLKDPEFRVFAGMVLAFVVILTITVLVAGNYDNPADAVRYTSFQVASILTTTGFATADYELWPGLAQAILLFCMFVGGCAGSTGGGMKVMRIMLLFKQSYQELFRLIHPRSVSHVKMGRTVVKDDVISGVWGFAFLWVGLLVLAAFVVASTGVDVVTSFAASLACIGNIGPGIGGVGPTDNFAWMPDTAKWVLTFCMVLGRLEIYTVIILFVPEFWRK; encoded by the coding sequence ATGCGCTGGCGCTACGTCCTGCACGTCATCGGGGCGTTGGTGGCCTGTGTCGGCCTGACCATGGCCTTTCCCCTGGCCTGGGGGCTCTATTACCGCGACGGCACGGCCACGCCCCTGGCTATGTCCATGACCATTACGGTCCTGATGGGCGGGACCGCCTTTTTGGTCTTCCGCGACCGCTCGCACAAGGCCTCGATCATGACCCACCGCGAGGGCATGGCCATCGTGGCGCTCGGCTGGTTCGCGGCCGGGGGCTTCGGCGGGCTGCCGTTTTGGCTGGGCGGAACCTTCGAGTCCGTGGTGGACTGCGTGTTCGAGTCCCTGTCCGGGTTCAGCACCACCGGATCGTCCGTGCTGGCCGACATCGAGGCCGTGCCGCGTGGGCTGCTCTTCTGGCGCAGCCTGACCCACTGGCTCGGCGGCATGGGCATCATCGTCCTGTCCCTGGCCATCCTGCCGTTTCTCGGCGTGGGCGGCATGCAGCTCTACAAGGCCGAGGTGCCGGGCCCGTCCCCGGACAAGCTCAAGCCGCGCATCAAGGACACGGCCATGACCCTGTGGAAGGTCTATCTGTTGTTCAGCGCGGCCGAGACCGTGCTGCTCATGTTCGGGGGCATGGACCTGTTCGACGCCTTGTGCCATACCTTCGGGACCATGGCCACGGGCGGGTTCTCCACCAGGAACGCCTCGGTGGCCGGGTTCAATTCCGCGTACATAGACTACGTCATCACCGTGTTCATGCTCATCGCGGGCGTGAATTTCTCCCTGCACTACCTGGTCCTCAAGTGGAAGCCGTCGGCCATGCTCAAGGATCCGGAATTCCGGGTCTTTGCGGGCATGGTTCTGGCCTTCGTGGTTATCCTGACCATCACCGTCCTCGTTGCGGGGAACTACGACAACCCGGCCGACGCGGTACGCTACACTTCGTTCCAGGTGGCCTCCATCCTGACCACCACCGGGTTCGCCACGGCGGACTACGAGCTGTGGCCCGGCCTGGCCCAGGCCATCCTGCTGTTCTGCATGTTCGTGGGCGGGTGCGCAGGGTCCACGGGCGGCGGCATGAAGGTCATGCGCATCATGCTGCTCTTCAAGCAATCCTACCAGGAACTCTTCCGGCTCATCCACCCGCGCTCGGTAAGCCACGTCAAGATGGGCCGCACCGTGGTCAAGGACGACGTCATCAGCGGGGTCTGGGGCTTCGCCTTCCTGTGGGTGGGGCTGCTCGTCCTGGCCGCCTTCGTGGTCGCCTCCACGGGCGTGGACGTAGTCACCTCCTTTGCCGCGTCGCTCGCCTGTATCGGCAACATCGGCCCCGGCATCGGCGGGGTGGGGCCCACGGACAACTTCGCCTGGATGCCGGACACGGCCAAGTGGGTCTTGACCTTCTGCATGGTCCTGGGACGGCTGGAAATCTACACCGTCATCATCCTCTTCGTGCCCGAGTTCTGGCGCAAATAG
- the nadB gene encoding L-aspartate oxidase, with protein sequence MNHFRLQSDALIIGSGIAGSVAALTLADQGRDVILITAGADLKTGNTSLAQGGIVYRNEQDDPKILEKDIMTAGWKHNYSRAVRHIARKGPEVLKELFLEKYKIPFNQRKPGDWYLTREGGHSLPRILYCDDHTGKNIMDVLAEAVLKHPNIRVLTQRTAIDLLTTQHHARHLDFKYNLSNQCVGAYVYNDQVGKVETILSKFTMLATGGIGQIYLHTTNTSGSIGSGLAMAHRAGTRLMNCEYVQFHPTALYGGNKRGERRFLVSEAVRGEGAVLVNSRGERFMPRYDPRADLAPRDIVTRAIMDEMLNTDDDCVYLDCSGIKQDVDTRFPTISGQCRKMGLNMATDPVPVVPAAHYFCGGILVDSRARTTLDQLYAAGECSCTGVHGANRLASTSLLEGMLWGHSAGHDMAMRLNRTSGLSRKLLDSIPDWVPHGIRDEDPALISQDWANIRNTMWNYVGVSRSSNRLNRAFVDLRKLTKNLQNFYRETALSKSIIDLFHGSQTAYIITVAALRNKETKGCHYRID encoded by the coding sequence ATGAATCACTTTCGTTTGCAATCAGACGCGTTAATCATTGGTTCCGGCATTGCCGGTTCCGTAGCCGCCCTCACCCTGGCCGACCAGGGGCGCGACGTCATCCTCATCACCGCCGGGGCCGACCTGAAAACCGGCAATACTTCCCTTGCCCAGGGGGGCATCGTCTACCGCAACGAGCAGGACGATCCCAAAATCCTGGAAAAGGACATCATGACCGCTGGCTGGAAGCACAACTACAGCCGCGCCGTCCGCCATATCGCCCGCAAGGGACCGGAAGTGCTGAAGGAACTCTTTCTCGAAAAGTACAAGATTCCCTTCAACCAACGTAAACCGGGCGACTGGTACCTGACCCGCGAGGGCGGCCACAGCCTGCCCCGCATCCTCTACTGCGACGACCACACCGGCAAGAATATCATGGATGTGCTGGCCGAGGCCGTGCTCAAGCATCCGAACATCCGCGTGCTGACCCAACGCACGGCCATCGACCTGCTGACCACCCAGCACCACGCCCGACACCTGGATTTCAAGTACAACCTGTCCAACCAGTGCGTGGGGGCCTACGTCTACAACGACCAGGTAGGTAAGGTGGAGACCATTCTGTCCAAATTCACCATGCTGGCCACCGGCGGCATCGGGCAGATTTACCTGCACACCACCAACACCAGCGGCTCCATCGGCTCCGGCCTGGCCATGGCCCACCGCGCGGGCACCCGGCTGATGAACTGCGAATACGTGCAGTTCCATCCCACGGCCCTGTACGGCGGCAACAAGCGCGGCGAACGCCGCTTCCTGGTCTCCGAGGCCGTGCGCGGCGAGGGTGCCGTCCTGGTCAACTCGCGCGGCGAGCGCTTCATGCCCCGCTACGACCCCCGCGCCGACCTGGCGCCCCGCGACATCGTCACCCGGGCCATCATGGACGAGATGCTCAACACGGACGACGACTGCGTGTACCTGGACTGCTCCGGGATCAAGCAGGACGTGGACACCCGGTTCCCGACCATCTCCGGCCAGTGCCGCAAGATGGGGCTGAACATGGCTACGGACCCGGTCCCCGTGGTCCCGGCGGCGCATTACTTCTGCGGCGGCATCCTGGTGGACAGCCGAGCCCGCACCACCCTGGACCAACTTTACGCGGCCGGGGAATGCAGTTGCACGGGCGTGCACGGGGCCAACCGCCTGGCCAGCACCTCGCTGCTGGAAGGCATGCTCTGGGGGCACTCCGCCGGACACGACATGGCCATGCGTCTCAACCGCACCTCGGGCCTGTCCCGCAAGCTCCTGGACTCCATCCCCGACTGGGTGCCGCACGGCATCCGCGACGAAGACCCGGCCCTCATCTCCCAGGACTGGGCCAACATCCGCAACACCATGTGGAACTACGTGGGCGTGTCGCGGTCGAGCAACCGCCTGAACCGCGCCTTCGTCGACCTGCGCAAGCTGACCAAGAACCTCCAGAACTTCTACCGCGAAACAGCGCTGAGCAAGTCCATCATCGATCTCTTCCACGGCTCCCAGACGGCCTACATCATCACCGTGGCCGCCCTGCGCAACAAGGAAACCAAGGGCTGCCACTACCGCATCGATTAG
- the nadA gene encoding quinolinate synthase NadA has translation MENAKETIFRIKDERGDSLAILGHHYQSDAVIDCTDIRGDSLELARKISGLTAEHVVFCGVYFMAESAAILSRPGQKIHIPDATATCPMADMAEAGRVRKTLGILEEGGRKIVPLTYVNSSAAVKGVVGEHGGSVCTSANAKVMLEWALTQGDAVLFLPDQHLGNNTADVLGIPGEDRLLLPRDVIHGDPALAVNPDAAEGKKLILWPGFCPIHVEFTLNAVRRIRKIEPEARIVVHPECDPAIVREADGNGSTTFLIKYAEEAPAGSTVYIGTEENLVKRLAAQYAGCKTIKPLLTALCEDMGKTTLANLAHTLETLDTAAPVTVSNAVKEPAKLALERMLAVCS, from the coding sequence GTGGAAAACGCCAAGGAAACCATCTTTCGGATCAAGGACGAGCGGGGCGACTCACTGGCCATTCTCGGCCATCACTACCAGTCCGACGCGGTCATCGACTGCACGGACATCCGCGGCGACTCCCTGGAGCTGGCCCGCAAGATCAGCGGCCTGACGGCCGAGCACGTGGTCTTCTGCGGGGTCTACTTCATGGCCGAGTCCGCCGCCATCCTGAGCCGGCCCGGCCAGAAAATCCACATCCCGGACGCCACCGCCACCTGCCCCATGGCCGACATGGCCGAAGCGGGCCGCGTGCGCAAGACCCTGGGCATCCTGGAGGAAGGCGGGCGCAAGATCGTGCCCCTGACCTACGTCAACTCATCCGCGGCCGTGAAGGGCGTGGTCGGCGAACACGGCGGCTCGGTGTGCACCTCGGCCAACGCCAAGGTCATGCTCGAATGGGCGCTCACCCAGGGCGACGCCGTGCTCTTCCTGCCCGACCAGCACCTGGGCAACAACACCGCCGACGTGCTCGGCATCCCCGGGGAGGACCGCCTGCTCCTGCCCCGCGACGTCATCCACGGCGACCCGGCCCTGGCCGTCAACCCGGACGCGGCCGAGGGCAAGAAGCTCATCCTCTGGCCCGGCTTCTGTCCCATCCACGTGGAGTTCACCCTGAACGCCGTACGCCGCATCCGCAAGATCGAGCCCGAGGCCAGGATCGTGGTCCATCCCGAATGCGACCCGGCCATCGTGCGCGAGGCCGACGGAAACGGGTCCACCACCTTTCTGATCAAATACGCGGAGGAGGCTCCGGCCGGGTCCACCGTGTACATCGGCACCGAAGAAAATCTGGTCAAACGGCTGGCCGCCCAGTACGCGGGCTGCAAGACCATCAAGCCCCTGCTCACCGCCCTGTGCGAGGACATGGGCAAAACCACGCTCGCGAATCTCGCGCATACCCTTGAAACCCTCGACACCGCCGCGCCCGTCACGGTGAGCAACGCCGTGAAGGAGCCCGCCAAGCTGGCCCTGGAGCGCATGCTCGCCGTTTGCTCCTAG
- the nadC gene encoding carboxylating nicotinate-nucleotide diphosphorylase, producing MPTNLFDEFFQSEARMFLLATIRIALAEDGSDLTSQGLFTDSDMAQAMIVAKQQTVVAGLPIIPLVLEFGGQECQVHLNVDDGETVSEGTMVAAIQGPASQLLKAERVMLNFLCHLSGIANMTAQYVQALKGTKTTLLDTRKTLPGLRFPEKYAVLAGGGKNHRLTLSDMLMLKDNHIDRAGSITEAVRQLQTVHSPCPPIEVECRTLEEVDEACKCDIKRIMLDNMDAETAKTALSMVPDAIETEISGNVSLETIRDIAEIGPDFISVGKLTHSAPSSDFSMQFVPLR from the coding sequence ATGCCCACCAATCTTTTCGACGAATTTTTCCAGTCCGAGGCCAGAATGTTCCTGCTGGCCACCATCCGCATAGCCCTGGCAGAGGACGGCTCGGACCTGACCAGCCAGGGGCTGTTCACCGATTCCGACATGGCCCAGGCCATGATCGTGGCCAAGCAACAGACCGTTGTGGCCGGCCTGCCGATCATCCCGCTCGTGCTCGAGTTCGGCGGTCAGGAGTGCCAGGTGCACCTCAACGTGGATGACGGCGAGACCGTGTCCGAAGGCACCATGGTCGCCGCCATCCAGGGCCCGGCCAGCCAACTGCTCAAGGCCGAGCGGGTCATGCTCAACTTTCTCTGCCACCTGTCCGGCATCGCCAACATGACCGCGCAGTACGTCCAGGCCCTCAAGGGCACCAAGACCACCCTGCTCGACACGCGCAAGACCCTGCCCGGCCTGCGCTTCCCCGAGAAATACGCGGTCCTGGCCGGGGGCGGCAAAAACCACCGCCTGACCTTGTCCGACATGCTCATGCTCAAGGACAACCACATCGACCGGGCCGGGTCCATCACCGAGGCCGTACGCCAGCTCCAGACCGTCCACTCGCCCTGCCCGCCCATCGAGGTGGAATGCCGGACGCTCGAAGAGGTCGACGAGGCGTGCAAGTGCGACATAAAGAGGATCATGCTCGACAATATGGACGCGGAGACCGCCAAGACCGCCCTGTCCATGGTCCCCGACGCCATCGAGACGGAAATCAGCGGCAACGTCTCCCTGGAAACCATCCGCGACATTGCCGAGATCGGACCGGACTTCATCTCCGTGGGCAAACTGACCCACTCCGCGCCCAGCTCCGATTTCAGCATGCAATTCGTGCCGTTGCGATAA